In Mauremys mutica isolate MM-2020 ecotype Southern chromosome 16, ASM2049712v1, whole genome shotgun sequence, one DNA window encodes the following:
- the ISCU gene encoding iron-sulfur cluster assembly enzyme ISCU, mitochondrial, translating to MAALRVTGGRAAAALLRPGPMGLAGPTAGYHKKVVDHYENPRNVGSLDKSAKNVGTGLVGAPACGDVMKLQVEVDKNGKIIDARFKTFGCGSAIASSSLATEWIKGKTVDEALKIRNTDIAKELCLPPVKLHCSMLAEDAIKAALADYKLKQDPKKEEPEKKAAKA from the exons ATGGCGGCGCTGCGGGTAACGGGGGGCCGGGCTGCTGCCGCTCTGCTGAGACCCGGGCCCATGGGGCTGGCGGGCCCCACCGCGGGGTATCACAAGAAG GTAGTGGATCACTATGAGAATCCTAGAAACGTGGGCTCCCTTGATAAGAGTGCAAAGAACGTTGGCACTGGATTAGTGGGTGCTCCTGCCTGTGGCGATGTGATGAAACTACAG GTTGAAGtggataaaaatggaaaaattattGATGCAAGATTCAAAACATTTGGCTGTGGATCAGCAATTGCCTCAAGCTCATTGGCCACAGAATGGATTAAAGGAAAAACG GTTGATGAAGCCTTGAAGATCAGAAATACTGATATTGCTAAAGAGCTCTGCCTTCCTCCAGTTAAACTACACTGTTCTA TGCTAGCTGAAGATGCAATCAAGGCTGCTCTGGCAGATTACAAGTTGAAACAGGATCCTAAGAAAGAAGAGCCAGAGAAGAAAGCAGCCAAAGCCTAA